From Chryseobacterium camelliae:
TTCTTTAGTCTTTATAACTAAGAAAAACATCTTCTTTATCTGTTTTACCAGTAGCGTAAATACCAACATGAACTATTTCGAAACCAGGCCTTAAGTCACGATTTTCTACAATGAAATATATCTCAGGAATTTGAGCAACTCCTATTATCAGTACAATTTATTGGTTATATTTGCACAAAAAAACTATGAAAATACTTAAGATGGTTTGCTCGGTCATTCTTTTTGGGATACTGGGAAACCATGTGTTATTAGCTCAAAACTTAACTCTGAATGCCAACCTGCTGGAAACTAATTTTAAAGACGATAGTAACCCTACACATCTGAATTTTATTACAGGAAACAGATTGATTTTTAATTCAAAATATGGTGTTGCTATAAAAGATTCTGAAGGTGTAAAGAGTAAATTATTAATAAAGATAAGCTCAGCCTATAAAAATTACGTAAACGAAGATAATGTTTATACTTATGATGCGGCAAAAGCACTGTATATTTCTGTAATAGATAATAATGCTTACTTCTTTATTAAAAAGAATTCAAAATTAAGTTTATGGAAAACAAATGGGACGAATGCAGGAACAATACTTATAAAAGAATTTCCAAATCCTAATTTTATGACTTCTGATTTTGTTATTACTTCGTTTACGAAATTTAATAGCAAACTTTTTTTTAATATTTATCATATGTTTGGAAACCCGAGTAGAAGTGAATTCTGGATTTCGGATGAGACTACTGCAGGAACTGAAATTGTAAATACACTTAATAATAATTCAACTCTATCTGCAGGAAATTATACTCAGGCTGCCAACTCTCTCTATTTTACTAATTATAGTTCTAACGCTTACTGGGAAAAGAAAATATGGAAATCAGATGGAACCACGGTAGGTACATTACCTGTTTTTACAGGTATACAGGATGATTTTTCAATCGTAGGGAATATAGTGAACTTTAATGGTCATATTTACTTTATAAAAAGAAAAAATAATAATTCTTATCTGTCATATTTTGAATATAATACCAATACTATTACAGATGTTATGAACCTTCCAGGAAATCCAGGAACGAATTCCAATTTATTTTTACAGAATAGTTCTCTTGTTTTTGCTAATAATAATGTCCTATGGAAATCAGATGGGACAGCAGCCGGAACCCATACCATCACTTCCAGTTCTTTTCCTAATTATGGGAATATAGGAATCAATGATATGATTGTATTTAAAAATAAAATTTATTTTGACTGTTATTTAGGAAGTTCTTCAGAGTACACAAAACTTGTATATGACGGGAATTCCTTAGCTAAGTTTTCAAATCTATTTCCGGAGTTGGCAACAGCCAGTATGGAAAAAAAATCGACTGCTTATAATGGAGAAAGTAATTACTTGATTTTTTTGAAATATAATAATTCAAATAAGGAATATTTTGCATTTGACGGCCAGTCTTCAAAAAAGATTCAAAATTTAGAATTTGATTATAATTCCGGTTTCGAAATAAATATTGTGGATACACCGGATAATAATTTATTAATTAATGCAAAGAATAAAAAATATGGCCAGGAGATTTTTAAATTCAATTTTGGAAATGGTACTTCAGGTATTTATGAAAATGCAAATTCTTCAGGCGGTTCGTATTTTTACTCACCTCAGGAGCTAAATAACAAACTTTTTTATTTTGGATCAGATGAATATGGAGTAGGTCCCATGTTGTCTGATGGTTCTGTGGCAGGAACAAAAAAGATCAATGAAAATATAACTGTTCAGATTAACTCAGGATCATCATACGTCAAAAATATTCCAAATATTAAGGTAAATGATAAAATTTATTTTCCTTGTACAATAAATGGTTCTGATCTTGAATTATGTGTTTCTGACGGAACAACGGCAGGAACACATCAGGTGAAAGATATTAATCCTAACGGGAGTGGTCTTACCTACGATACCCCTTATTTTTTTAAATTAGGATTGAATAAATTTTTGTTTAAAGCCAATGACGGAACAGGAGAAAAACTTTGGGTTTCAGATGGAACAGACGCTGGAACAAGTGTTGTATCATCTTATGTATCATCTAATGAAAAATATGCTAAATTAAATAATACTACTTTTTTCACGTCTTATGATAATACCTTGAATAAGGTTGTCTTGATGAGCACTGATGGTACACAGGCTAATACAAGCGTTTTTCATGATTTTGGTGCTAAAAGAAATATCGTTTCAGTATTAGGAAGTACGGACAATAAGTTCTTTTGCTTAGTTTATAATCAAATAGATTATTGGACAAGTAATTATGAGGTGTGGATTTCAGATGGAACGATGAACGGGACTGTCATGCTAAAAGCTTTCAGTAATCCTCACTATTCAAATCCGGGGTTCAATACTAATGTAGCAATGCACAATAATAAACTTTATTTTTATGCATGCGCAGAGAATCAATCTAATCTTACATTGCATGCGCCATACGTTTCTGATGGAACTGTTATCGGAACGCATAAAATTTCTAATGTAGAATTTCCAAATGGTTCCTATCCGGTATATCCATATTCATCGAGTTTTATAGCAAGCTGTTCGGATAAGGTCTATTTTATGCAGGTTCCAAGTAATTATGGATATAGCAGCATGTGGGTTTACAATAATAATCAGTTTAATAATATTTATACGCACCCTGTACCCAATGTATTTCTTTTTATGCAGGACAGCAGCCAATGCATAAATGATAATTTATTTTTTCTTAATAAGCAATATACTGAAAATAAAATTTGGATTACTAATGGAGTTTCTGGAATAAAAGAAGTGGATATTCAGGCAAACGGAACTATAGCTAATAATGTAATTATCAATGGTCTTGCGAAATTAAATGACAAGCTATTTTTAAATGCTCCTTTCATGGATTCGGATAATTTTAATTTTTACGGAAATGAATTATATGTTATGGATGTAAGCCAGATTACTTTAGGAATTAATGAAGTGATAGGGAGCAATAAAAATAGTGAACTATCGATTCTGATTTTCCCTAATCCTACTGTATCGGAAGTTAATTTGGTCGCTGCGAAAAATGATTATATTAAAAGTGTTGAGCTTTATAATATGAGTGGAAATTTGATTCTTAATAAAACTCAGATCAA
This genomic window contains:
- a CDS encoding T9SS type A sorting domain-containing protein; the encoded protein is MKILKMVCSVILFGILGNHVLLAQNLTLNANLLETNFKDDSNPTHLNFITGNRLIFNSKYGVAIKDSEGVKSKLLIKISSAYKNYVNEDNVYTYDAAKALYISVIDNNAYFFIKKNSKLSLWKTNGTNAGTILIKEFPNPNFMTSDFVITSFTKFNSKLFFNIYHMFGNPSRSEFWISDETTAGTEIVNTLNNNSTLSAGNYTQAANSLYFTNYSSNAYWEKKIWKSDGTTVGTLPVFTGIQDDFSIVGNIVNFNGHIYFIKRKNNNSYLSYFEYNTNTITDVMNLPGNPGTNSNLFLQNSSLVFANNNVLWKSDGTAAGTHTITSSSFPNYGNIGINDMIVFKNKIYFDCYLGSSSEYTKLVYDGNSLAKFSNLFPELATASMEKKSTAYNGESNYLIFLKYNNSNKEYFAFDGQSSKKIQNLEFDYNSGFEINIVDTPDNNLLINAKNKKYGQEIFKFNFGNGTSGIYENANSSGGSYFYSPQELNNKLFYFGSDEYGVGPMLSDGSVAGTKKINENITVQINSGSSYVKNIPNIKVNDKIYFPCTINGSDLELCVSDGTTAGTHQVKDINPNGSGLTYDTPYFFKLGLNKFLFKANDGTGEKLWVSDGTDAGTSVVSSYVSSNEKYAKLNNTTFFTSYDNTLNKVVLMSTDGTQANTSVFHDFGAKRNIVSVLGSTDNKFFCLVYNQIDYWTSNYEVWISDGTMNGTVMLKAFSNPHYSNPGFNTNVAMHNNKLYFYACAENQSNLTLHAPYVSDGTVIGTHKISNVEFPNGSYPVYPYSSSFIASCSDKVYFMQVPSNYGYSSMWVYNNNQFNNIYTHPVPNVFLFMQDSSQCINDNLFFLNKQYTENKIWITNGVSGIKEVDIQANGTIANNVIINGLAKLNDKLFLNAPFMDSDNFNFYGNELYVMDVSQITLGINEVIGSNKNSELSILIFPNPTVSEVNLVAAKNDYIKSVELYNMSGNLILNKTQINNSKITLDINPQMTGVYLLKIQTEKGTIIKKVIKK